Proteins found in one Crassostrea angulata isolate pt1a10 chromosome 3, ASM2561291v2, whole genome shotgun sequence genomic segment:
- the LOC128178655 gene encoding LOW QUALITY PROTEIN: uncharacterized protein LOC128178655 (The sequence of the model RefSeq protein was modified relative to this genomic sequence to represent the inferred CDS: inserted 1 base in 1 codon), with the protein MEEIYTRTLAKVLTKFKFEIKLKEEQQSVLFSILEKKDVFALLPTGFGKSMTYILMPLLADEVIEGGAPSHTALVISPLRALMRDQVDFLEQHDVGSIALMDTTQVKDVADKHYSMIFASPEAAIHQRWRKVLRDWLKPRVCVLVFDEAHCISSWGLDFRPAYRKVAGLQSVINTCTLVLTATATRKIQEDIYMTLGFESDTTKVVAVLPDRPNIFLNMKNSTEKFEEELDWMVEHIKGNQSQRKILVYVRSINTCXNIYLWLISSIKDRFFVHGMPSLENRRIEMYHANTDEESKSRILTEFLKPSGNVQVVISTVAFGMGINIPDVDIVVHWGLPTSCLSYWQEVGRCARDSRVGHAVCYGFKRSVSKCEDEMKDIIKLNSCVRLSVLKNFHLRGMSTSDFDTMKENIICNGDCEEVCNCKKCKCCSVCSNLCNCPRRSKDHLLSFLT; encoded by the exons ATGGAGGAAATATACACGAGGACATTGGCGAAGGTTTTAACGAAGTTTAAGTTCGAAATTAAGTTAAAGGAGGAACAACAGAGTGTTTTATTTAGTATTTTAGAGAAGAAGGATGTCTTTGCATTGCTACCAACTGGCTTTGGCAAGTCGATGACATACATTTTGATGCCATTGCTTGCAGACGAGGTAA TTGAAGGGGGAGCACCAAGCCACACAGCGCTAGTTATTTCACCATTAAGAGCCTTAATGAGAGACCAGGTTGATTTTTTAGAACAGCATGATGTCGGTTCCATTGCTCTTATGGACACCACTCAAGTCAAAG ATGTTGCTGACAAGCATTACAGTATGATTTTTGCATCACCAGAAGCAGCTATACACCAAAGATGGCGAAAAGTACTAAGGGATTGGCTGAAACCAAGAGTGTGTGTTCTAGTGTTTGATGAAGCTCACTGTATTTCATCATG GGGACTGGACTTTAGACCAGCTTATCGGAAGGTAGCAGGATTACAGAGTGTTATCAATACCTGTACATTGGTACTTACAGCAACAGCAACAAGAAAGATCCAAGAGGATATTTACATGACCCTTGGCTTTGAATCGGACACCACGAAAGTTGTTGCAGTCTTGCCGGATAG GCCAAATATTTTCTTGAacatgaagaattcaacagAAAAATTTGAAGAAGAGTTGGATTGGATGGTAGAACACATAAAGGGAAATCAGagtcaaagaaaaattttggtttatgtcaGATCAATTAACACAT ATAACATCTATTTGTGGTTAATATCATCAATTAAGGACAGATTCTTTGTGCATGGAATGCCATCCCTGGAGAACAGAAGAATAGAAATGTATCATGCGAATACTGATGAAGAGAGCAAAAGCAGAATATTGACTGAATTTTTGAAGCCTTCAGGAAATGTGCAAGTTGTCATTTCTACAGTTGCTTTTGGAATGGGGATTAATATCCCTGATGTTGATATTGTAGTTCACTGGGGGCTGCCCACTTCATGTTTAAGCTACTGGCAAGAAGTTGGACGATGTGCAAGGGACAGCAGAGTTGGACATGCAGTATGTTATGGGTTCAAAAGAAGTGTATCCAAATGTGAGGACGAAATGAAAGACATTATAAAACTCAACTCATGTGTCCGTTTATCAGTACTGAAGAATTTCCATCTGCGTGGAATGAGTACCAGTGATTTTGATACCATGAAGGAGAACATCATTTGCAATGGTGATTGTGAGGAAGTTTGCAATTgcaagaaatgcaaatgttgcAGTGTGTGCAGCAACCTTTGCAACTGCCCCCGCCGCTCAAAAGACCACCTGCTATCATTCTTGACTTAA
- the LOC128175081 gene encoding uncharacterized protein LOC128175081 — protein MQQPNEDLDVNSTKSTSEESMSLSDRSLPKGRCGFFLCFDNVNQRTTVRHQTRDAKNKMFNMVQGYATRDRVPTPHLSDDVPLPERIKAIPLENYLPSEMDEVDLRFELTTIVHRILCEYIPILKPLANAINWHIQHRYSDVSAAKRQLVPIGVLDKDESRVSDTIDILEDNHKYVPLKPNGQPFKLLLHADGPSVERGNNAQNARINGNTAWKQLQGLQMNIQEWHKRCLLLQDIFDEMYKGSSGREIGTLFQLKNYFNHRNVTSNVKQSFNHDEEFLEFATNGYVVLAAMHVLNMQSLNDIPNSFPNTEDKQVHFLHDVSGKIVDMVFLSTQPYVKHILQDQINDPEAENEICVCRSTHQDPGMVYCANKDCMFGGWFHLDCLGLEEDDVPDGNWWCSLECKNYQHGKKKRATVADNLTDHKKCYALRVMWHGLNQKVRRDALRENDGKRIIMHWRFDLLNFYEHNHPKYFHVCHQLLSAISGAVHLKLHFIPSYI, from the exons ATGCAGCAACCAAATGAAG acttggatgtaaattcaacaaaaagtaCTTCAGAGGAAAGCATGTCCTTAAGTGACAGGTCTTTGCCAAAAG GTCGGTGTGGATTTTTCCTATGTTTTGATAATGTAAACCAAAGAACCACTGTCAGACATCAAACAAGGGAtgccaaaaataaaatgtttaatatggTTCAAGGGTATGCAACACGGGATAGAGTACCAACTCCTCATCTAAGTGATGACGTACCATTACCAGAAAGAATAAAGGCCATTCCTTTAGAAAACTACCTCCCATCTGAGATGGATGAAGTTGATCTTCGGTTTGAATTAACCACAATTGTCCACAGGATTCTGTGTGAATACATTCCCATCTTAAAACCTTTGGCAAATGCTATTAACTGGCACATCCAACATAGATACTCAGATGTGTCTGCAGCAAAAAGACAACTG GTCCCAATTGGTGTTCTGGATAAGGATGAAAGCAGAGTTTCAGATACCATAGACATCCTTGAGGATAATCACAAATATGTTCCACTGAAGCCAAATGGACAACCTTTCAAACTTCTCTTACATGCAGATGGCCCAAGTGTTGAAAGGGGTAACAATGCTCAGAATGCCAGAATAAACGGGAATACTGCATGGAAACAGCTTCAAGGCTTGCAAATGAACATACAAGAATGGCATAAGAGATGTCTTTTGTTACA GGACATTTTTGATGAGATGTACAAAGGTTCCAGTGGAAGAGAAATAGGCACCCTCTTTCAGCTGAAGAACTACTTCAACCATCGTAATGTGACAAGCAATGTCAAGCAATCGTTTAATCACGATGAAGAGTTTTTAGAATTTGCAACAAATGGATATGTTGTATTGGCTGCTATGCATGTTCTGAACATGCAGAGTTTGAATGATATTCCAAATTCTTTCCCAAATACTGAAGACAAACAAGTGCATTTCCTTCATGATGTGTCAGGAAAAATTGTAGATATGGTGTTTCTGTCAACTCAGCCATACGTAAAACACATTCTACAAGACCAAATCAATGACCCGGAAGCAGAAAATGAAATTTGTGTATGCAGGTCAACCCATCAAGATCCAGGAATGGTATACTGTGCAAACAAGGACTGCATGTTTGGGGGATGGTTCCACTTAGACTGTTTAGGTCTTGAAGAAGATGATGTGCCTGATGGAAACTGGTGGTGTTCATTGGAATGCAAGAATTACCAACATGGAAAGAAGAAGAGAGCAACAGTTGCTGACAACCTGACAGACCATAAAAAATGTTATGCTTTGAGAGTTATGTGGCATGGTTTGAACCAGAAAGTACGCCGTGATGCCTTGCGGGAAAATGATGGGAAACGCATCATTATGCATTGGAGATTTGACTTGTTGAATTTCTACGAGCACAATCATCCTAAGTATTTCCATGTTTGTCATCAACTATTGTCAGCAATTAGTGGAGCTGTTCATctaaaattgcattttattcCCTCCTACATTTAA